In one Silene latifolia isolate original U9 population chromosome 10, ASM4854445v1, whole genome shotgun sequence genomic region, the following are encoded:
- the LOC141605065 gene encoding uncharacterized protein LOC141605065: MKPIHLQTKNESPSFISTLCNKATFFLIFVFVMQSITVTLSFRSVGYPGNETDHTALLAIKSQLLVPSNRVLSSWNDSIHHCSWEGVNCGRKHNRVTVLDLSSRGLAGTISPFIGNLSFLKIINLYNNSLYGEIPNQLGHLVRLQELRLYNNTLVGEIPGNISGCVNLGVFFIANNKLEGKLPTGLGALSKLTEFNVANNHLSGPLFDIIQNLTSLVYLFAHENSFTGTIPNSIGRMQNLTNIKVGENELSGTLPPSLFNLSFLQEIGFYHNHLHGELPADIGFTFSQLQTLLLQYNNFSGSIPITILNLTSLEFIVLSGNNFRGRIPYDFGNLHNLAALSVAQNYLEGDINFIDTLVNCSQLRILDLQLNRFSGILPKSIANLSTFLQWLTINDTQISGNIPEGITNLNNLKLLIMPNCKLTGSLPRDFGKLHKLEHLDLRSNRLEGTIPSSLGNLSYLSDLILDDNILNGSIPPNLGNCQSLLYLGLSGNELNGTLNNELFEGSARFVELDLSSNYLEGSLPLEMGKQNNLVLLRLDNNKFSGIIPDSLGDCSDLQYLYMDGNSFQGNISSSFASLTSLQEIDFSRNNLSGPIPAFFSKFPTLYYLNLSYNDFEGRVPTNSVFANASAVFVAGNNRLCGGIKQLHLPKCIEKIKSPGKKKRIMSHALKLIVPIVGALIGMVAIASGLYLACIKKKKTPLSSGSMMGIVTMKVSYDMLLKATADFSSENLLGMGSFGSVFKGILDGKTVAVKVFNLEQQVACKSFMAECNALRNVRHRNLVGVITACSSIDFQRNDFRALVYEYMPNGSLDRWLHGGDRNMISLAHRVDVAIDVAHAISYLHHECETPIVHCDLKPSNILLDNDMVAHVGDFGLARFLTQPRHPNQSSTIGIKGTIGYAAPEYGIGSEPSTEGDVYSYGILLLELMTGKSPTDNMFNEGYNLHRHAEAALPDQVLQIVDPSLEEDNITEEADDTRAIQDELQRREECIIAVISVGVSCSNHQPQERMKIVDATSRLQSARDKLLNARNRRNLTARGA; this comes from the exons TAACTGTGGGCGTAAACATAATAGAGTGACTGTACTAGATTTGAGTTCCAGGGGTTTGGCAGGAACCATATCCCCTTTCATAGGAAACCTAAGCTTCCTTAAGATCATTAATCTTTACAATAATAGCCTATATGGAGAAATCCCCAATCAATTAGGTCATCTAGTCAGGCTTCAAGAACTACGGCTATATAACAACACACTTGTAGGTGAAATTCCAGGTAACATATCTGGTTGTGTTAACCTCGGAGTGTTTTTCATAGCCAACAACAAGCTAGAGGGAAAACTCCCAACAGGACTAGGAGCATTGTCAAAGCTAACGGAATTTAATGTGGCAAATAATCATCTTAGCGGGCCTCTTTTTGACATCATACAAAATCTTACTTCTTTAGTATACTTATTTGCTCATGAAAACTCATTTACAGGAACAATCCCGAACAGTATTGGTAGGATGCAAAATCTAACTAACATTAAAGTTGGAGAAAATGAACTCTCAGGCACACTTCCCCCGTCCCTTTTCAATCTCTCCTTCCTTCAAGAAATTGGATTTTATCACAACCATCTACATGGAGAACTTCCTGCAGATATCGGCTTCACTTTTTCTCAACTGCAAACGTTGTTACTACAGTATAACAACTTCTCAGGATCCATTCCAATCACGATACTAAATCTCACATCACTTGAATTTATTGTACTTAGTGGCAATAATTTTAGAGGGAGGATTCCTTATGACTTTGGGAATCTTCATAACCTAGCTGCTTTATCTGTTGCCCAGAACTATCTAGAGGGTGATATAAACTTTATAGATACACTAGTTAACTGTAGCCAATTAAGAATCCTAGATTTGCAGTTAAATCGCTTTTCCGGAATATTACCCAAGTCTATTGCCAATCTCTCCACCTTTTTACAATGGCTCACAATCAATGATACACAGATAAGTGGAAACATTCCGGAAGGTATTACCAATCTCAACAATCTTAAGCTCTTAATTATGCCTAACTGCAAATTAACGGGATCTCTTCCTCGGGATTTTGGGAAGCTTCACAAATTGGAACACCTTGATTTGAGGTCCAACAGATTAGAAGGTACAATTCCTAGTTCCTTGGGAAATTTATCATACTTGAGTGATCTTATTTTAGATGACAACATATTGAATGGGAGTATACCTCCAAACCTCGGGAATTGCCAAAGCTTGTTGTATCTGGGTTTATCAGGCAATGAACTCAATGGAACCTTGAATAATGAGTTATTTGAAGGATCTGCTAGATTTGTTGAACTAGATTTGTCTTCTAATTATTTGGAAGGCTCCCTACCTTTGGAGATGGGTAAACAAAATAACCTAGTATTATTAAGACTAGATAACAATAAGTTTTCGGGTATCATTCCAGATAGTCTTGGTGACTGTTCTGACCTTCAATACCTCTACATGGATGGAAATTCTTTCCAGGGAAATATTTCGTCATCTTTCGCTTCTTTGACTAGCCTCCAAGAAATTGACTTTTCTCGAAACAATTTATCTGGCCCAATTCCAGCATTCTTTTCTAAATTTCCTACATTATATTACCTTAACTTATCTTATAACGACTTTGAGGGAAGGGTTCCAACGAACTCAGTATTTGCAAATGCTAGTGCGGTCTTTGTTGCTGGCAATAACAGACTCTGTGGAGGAATTAAACAGCTTCATTTACCTAAGTGCATTGAGAAGATCAAAAGCCccggaaagaagaaaagaataatGTCTCATGCCCTTAAATTGATAGTCCCAATTGTTGGCGCACTAATTGGGATGGTGGCCATAGCATCAGGGCTGTATCTGGCATGTATCAAAAAGAAAAAGACACCTCTTTCATCAGGTTCAATGATGGGGATTGTAACCATGAAAGTGTCTTACGACATGTTACTAAAAGCAACGGCTGATTTTTCTTCAGAGAATCTACTTGGAATGGGATCTTTTGGATCCGTGTTTAAGGGGATTTTGGATGGAAAGACGGTGGCAGTGAAAGTCTTCAACTTGGAACAGCAGGTTGCATGTAAGAGTTTCATGGCAGAGTGCAATGCGTTGAGGAATGTCCGGCACCGAAATCTGGTAGGCGTCATAACAGCTTGTTCTAGTATTGACTTTCAGAGAAACGATTTTAGAGCTCTAGTATACGAGTACATGCCCAATGGAAGCCTAGACAGATGGTTACATGGAGGGGACAGAAACATGATCAGCCTTGCTCACAGGGTGGATGTTGCGATTGATGTGGCCCATGCAATCAGTTATCTCCACCATGAGTGTGAAACTCCAATAGTGCATTGTGACTTGAAACCTAGCAACATATTGCTTGACAATGACATGGTCGCTCATGTTGGAGATTTTGGATTAGCAAGGTTTCTTACTCAACCTCGACATCCAAATCAAAGTAGTACAATTGGAATTAAGGGAACTATCGGCTATGCTGCTCCAG AGTATGGGATCGGAAGTGAGCCATCTACAGAGGGTGATGTTTATAGCTATGGGATATTGCTACTTGAGCTAATGACAGGAAAAAGTCCAACAGACAACATGTTCAATGAAGGCTACAACCTTCATAGACATGCGGAAGCAGCATTACCTGACCAAGTCTTACAAATTGTAGATCCATCACTTGAAGAAGATAATATCACTGAAGAAGCCGATGACACACGGGCAATTCAAGATGAGCTTCAACGAAGAGAGGAATGCATTATTGCTGTGATCAGTGTTGGAGTGTCATGCTCCAATCATCAGCCACAAGAACGAATGAAAATAGTTGATGCCACAAGCAGGCTTCAATCAGCAAGAGACAAACTTCTGAATGCTAGAAACAGGCGTAATCTTACTGCAAGAG GGGCCTGA